A single genomic interval of Lathyrus oleraceus cultivar Zhongwan6 chromosome 7, CAAS_Psat_ZW6_1.0, whole genome shotgun sequence harbors:
- the LOC127103775 gene encoding uncharacterized protein LOC127103775: protein MFEVPNEDVLFLKDYYNRLNPDGGPEPGSRWTLVFNGALNALGNGVGVVTTSPMGFHIPFTAKIYFYWTNNMDEYEACIYGIEAAIGLRIKFLEVYGDSTLVISQTKGEWEMRHPNLILYREHVMKLIPYFKEITFDHIPREENHLSDALATLASMFKVKWANEAPSIKIMRLDEPTFFYTDDEVQDGKPWFYDIKRYLEKQEYLEDASNTNKKTLKKLSAMFFLNGDVLYKRNHDSVLLRCMDRHEA, encoded by the coding sequence ATGTTTGAAGTTCCTAATGAAGATGTGTTATTTCTCAAAGATTATTACAATAGACTAAACCCGGATGGAGGCCCAGAACCAGGATCGCGATGGACGCTTGTGTTCAACGGTGCTTTAAATGCTTTGGGAAATGGTGTTGGAGTTGTCACTACTTCTCCCATGGGTTTTCATATTCCTTTCACCGCCAAAATCTATTTTTATTGGACCAATAACATGGatgaatatgaagcttgcatctACGGGATTGAAGCAGCTATTGGTTTGAGAATCAAATTTCTGGAGGTATACGGAGACTCAACTCTGGTTATCAGCCAAACCAAAGGAGAGTGGGAGATGAGGCACCCAAATCTGATTCTGTACCGGGAACATGTAATGAAGTTGATTCCATATTTTAAGGAGATCACATTTGACCATATCCCGAGAGAAGAGAACCACTTATCAGATGCATTGGCTACTCTGGCATCCATGTTTAAGGTTAAATGGGCGAATGAAGCCCCCTCCATCAAAATTATGAGGTTGGATGAGCCAACATTTTTCTATACTGATGATGAAGTGCAAGATGGTAAGCCTTGGTTTTATGATATCAAAAGATACCTTGAAAAACAAGAGTACCTGGAGGATGCATCTAACACAAATAAGAAAACACTGAAGAAGTTGTCTGCCATGTTTTtcttgaatggtgatgtgctgtataagaggaatcATGATTCtgttctgctcagatgcatggatagacacgaagcataa